The genomic interval GCTAATTCAAGATTATTTAGAGCAACTTTACCAATAACTGGAAAATCATTCCAACCATAAGCCACACCAACTGAAAGAGTCAAAGGAATTTCTTTTTGAGATGAAAGTTCTCGAAATTCTTTTAGAACAGAAAATTTATCGTTAATCATTTTTTCAAGAATACGATAATCACAGAAAAAATAATGGCGACTGCTATTAATACGGCGAAGATAAACTCCATATTTGTCAGCAAATTCTTCTAAAAATGAAGCGATAAAACTATTAATAGCTGTTCGACCACTGTCAGTAATTAAATCTGTAGCATCATCATAATTGTCAACAGAAATCGCACCAATAACCGCACGACTGTCATTAAATTCTGATTTAAAAGCAACTTCTTTTGTGGCATCAATTAAATAAATAAGATTCTTATCAGAATCAAGTTCTGCGACATATTTTTGCTTACCAAGGGTGATATATTGGTCATCGCTCGCATTTTTCAATATCTTTTTAATATCGTCACGATTGATAACTTTGTCATTTCCCTTAAAAATCATATCAATGAATGGATTAAACCATTCAGGTTCAAAGGTTTCACTATTAAAACGGATGACCCCAATTGGCATATTATCCAAGGTAGCATTGAGCGAATTTTCTGCTTCATCATTAATTTTACGAATAAAATCTTGACGACGCAATTGATAGTTTTGAGTTTGTGATAGTAAAATGAGTGTAATCGCTATGTTCAAAATCAACAAATAAATCCAAATTGACCAACGTGTTGCTGAAACATGAACAACAACAGTCTCAATGATTTGAACAATAACCATTATGATAATAATAGCAAGCGGTGAAAACCGACGGACAAAATTCATAATATTACTCCTATATTCCTCTATTTTAACATAGGACAGAAAAAACTTAAAGAATCACCGATTTGTCAGTGATTTTTTCTTTTAAAATGTTTATTAAGCCTTTATCATCTATAGTGATGATTCTGTCAGTAATTTTTGAATAGCTGTCAGTGAATCTACCTTTAAGTCAGCCTTCTCTTGATTCATGCCAAAGCGTTTGTCTTCAATTGCCCAAACGGTCGCACCAGCTGCTTCTCCAGCTTGAATTCCTTTTTCAGAATCCTCAATAATTAAAGTTTCAGAAGGTGTTATGCCCAATTTCTTCATTGTTGATTGATAAATTTCTGGATTTGGTTTCGTTTGTTTAAAGTCATTTCCTGAAACCACTACTTCAAAATAAGAATTCAATTGATGAATATCTAACATTTGTTTGATATCAAACATTGACGAACTTGAAGCAAGTGCAATTTTTACTTCTTTTTGACGCAAAAATTCTAAAATATCAGGCACATCAGAAAATAAAAGTTCTGCATAAGGCATCGGATGATTTTCTTTGAATTGCTCATAGTCTTCTTGCAATTCACTCGCTTTTTCTTCATCAAAAGACCCTTGCAAAATTCGTGGCCAAATATCTTTCATATTTCCACCAATAAAATCACTAGGCGTCAAGTGGCTAATAGAAATTCCATGACCGCCAAAAAATTCTTCTCTTCTTTGTAAATAATAACGTTCGGTGTCAACAAGAACACCATCCATATCAAAAATCACTGCTTTAAATTTCATAGAACCATTATAGCACAGTATCTAAGCATGGTTCAATAGACTTCATTATAAAAGTATTTTTATTTTCCATGAAAATTAGTTGATAAGACAACTAATTTGAGATATATTATATTCGACGGAGGAATTTATGGAAGACAATCAATATGAATATCAAGGAATCCAATTTATTGGGAAGCTTTCTTCTGAAATTTATAGAAGAGGTTATATTTATTTCACAAAACGCTTAGTGCCTTTTGACATCAATTATATTCAATTGCTTTGTTTGATTTCTTTATATATCAAAGACAATCAAAGCCAAGAGCAAATTACTGATGATTTAAGTATCGATAAATCTAGTGTTCATCGAGCAATTAAAGGCCTGATTGAAAAAGAATACGTTAGCAGAGTCCGCGATGAAAAAGATAAACGCGTTTATCGTGTCTCATTGACTCAAAAAGCAAGAGACATCCAAACTCAAATTGAAGAAATGACAAAAGAGAGAGAAAACTTGCTATCAGACGGAATTGATCCCCAAGAAAAAGCAATTGCATTTAAAGTATTGAATCAAATGACTCAAAATGCAAATCAAATTTATGAAGAGGAAAAGAAGAAAAATGACAAATAATTTAAAAAGAGCGGTTGTATTAGGCGGTGGCGGACATTTTGGTATCGCTTGGGAACTTGGATATCTTAGAGGTCTAGAAGAAGCTGGGCTGCCCATTAGAGAGGCCGATATTTTTGTTGGAACTTCTGCTGGTTCACAAGCAAGCGTAATTGTTAGCTCAGATAAAGATTGGGATTTAATCTGGAAGGAACAGATTGAAAAAGAGATTAGTGAAATCACTCCCATC from Lactococcus lactis carries:
- a CDS encoding HAD family hydrolase; the encoded protein is MKFKAVIFDMDGVLVDTERYYLQRREEFFGGHGISISHLTPSDFIGGNMKDIWPRILQGSFDEEKASELQEDYEQFKENHPMPYAELLFSDVPDILEFLRQKEVKIALASSSSMFDIKQMLDIHQLNSYFEVVVSGNDFKQTKPNPEIYQSTMKKLGITPSETLIIEDSEKGIQAGEAAGATVWAIEDKRFGMNQEKADLKVDSLTAIQKLLTESSL
- a CDS encoding MarR family winged helix-turn-helix transcriptional regulator, with the translated sequence MEDNQYEYQGIQFIGKLSSEIYRRGYIYFTKRLVPFDINYIQLLCLISLYIKDNQSQEQITDDLSIDKSSVHRAIKGLIEKEYVSRVRDEKDKRVYRVSLTQKARDIQTQIEEMTKERENLLSDGIDPQEKAIAFKVLNQMTQNANQIYEEEKKKNDK